AGCGCTGCGGTCAATCACGCCGTCAAGGCCGCCGCCGAGAGCGGGCTGGCCCGCGGCCTGGCGCCACTCTATACCCACGAAGACTCGGTTTCGGCCGTGCAGGCGGGCCGCAGGCAGGTCCGCGACGACATCGCCGCCGGCTACGCGGAGATCGAGCGGCTGAGCCCGCCCGCTTCAGCATTCGACGACTACGGCCAGGGTTCGGCGGGAGACAGGAACATCCCCAATGACAACCTGATGTACCGGGACCCGGCGCCGGGAAAGAATTCGGGCCTGAGCATACAGGACGCCAACCTGCTCAAACTCCGGGTGACCTACTGTTACCCGCTGTACGTGCCGTTCGCCAACAAGGTCATCGTCACGCTGATGAGCTTTGCGCCCTCATCGAGCTGCGAGGAATGCGTGGGCCCGCCGGCTCCCGGCTCCCTCGCGAAAAAATGCCTC
The DNA window shown above is from Gammaproteobacteria bacterium and carries:
- a CDS encoding TadE family protein, which translates into the protein MKRLHLQTGQSMTEFVIVAPVMFLLVFGAMQFGLIYHAKTTLNYATFEAARSAAVNHAVKAAAESGLARGLAPLYTHEDSVSAVQAGRRQVRDDIAAGYAEIERLSPPASAFDDYGQGSAGDRNIPNDNLMYRDPAPGKNSGLSIQDANLLKLRVTYCYPLYVPFANKVIVTLMSFAPSSSCEECVGPPAPGSLAKKCLDDDRLPIVSQAIVRMQSEASEAW